In Candidatus Polarisedimenticolia bacterium, the DNA window CCTCAAATCGTCGCCAGAAATCCTCAAGACCATGCCTGCGGGCGAGAGCTTTGATCGCCGATGGGGTGACGCTTTCCCATTCGATCAACGTCAGGATTGTGGCGAAGTCTTTGGGCCTGCCGATGCTCAGAGCGATAACCGCCAGATAATCGGCGCGGACCACCCGGAGATTGGTACCGTGAAGATCGACACTCTCAGCCTGTTGGATGGCTTCGCGCGTCAGCGGGGCAGATGCCGTCATGAAATGCAGCGGCCAATCCGCGACCCGAATCACTTCTTCCTCCGGAGGGTAGCCGCGCTCGGCGCAAAAGCGCGTTAGCACATCGAGCCTGTTGGTATGAGCCGGCATTACCAGAACGTCGGCATCAACGGTAGCGACGGGCGCCGTGTCACGCTTCTGGGCCATGGCACCGAACAGCGCATATTCGACGATGATCCCGGCCTGGGCCATGTCTCCAAGCAGCCTGGCAATCTCCTTCATGGGCGGGAGAATGTCCGATGCCACGACGGGGAGCAAGGGACTCCCTAGCTGCCGCACCTTCTCAGCCGAGGACTCGGACTGGTACTTCCATACATCCCTACCTGACGGAGACATGGTCTCGCAGCCTCTTATTAGGGCGGGATGGCCTCCGTCATGGAGAAAAGCGTGCCACCCGCACCGAGGTTGAACCAAGTACGGGCCGCGGGGGCGCCCCCCATGGGCGGTGGGAAGGAGCCGTCGACCCACCGCTACCCATAACGCCCCCGCGACCCTGGCTCCCGATTCGGCAAGAGGAGGTCAATCAGGAGCGTGGCAAGTCTAGGAGGTGGGGCGCCAGGAATCAGTGATGGAATGCGTCAAGTTTGTGCTTCGAGACGCCACGCTTCATGCCGGATGTGTCGACCGAACGTGTGAAAATCCGGCAGGTCAGCCGGCGCGGCGGTAGGCGCGCGGGGAAGTCCGGTGCCAGCGGCGGAAGGCGTGGTGGAACGAGGTTGGATCGGCGTAGCCGAGAAGGAACGCCACCTCGGAAGCGGCGATTCCTTTGCGATGCAACAAGGCGCCGGACATCCGGCGGCGCAGGTCCTCCAGGACCTGGCGGAATGAAGTTCCCTCTTCACTCAGAGAGCGCTGCAGCGTTCGGGGGCTGACCGACAGGATCGAGGCGATGTGCTCCAGCGAAGGCGCGCCGCTGCTGAGCTCGGTCCACAGGGCGCGGCTTACGCGGCCGGTCCAGGTCCGCTCCTCCAGCTCGCGCAGCTTCTGCTCGGCCAGCCGGTCGAGGTAGCCGGCGAGCGTCTCGTCAGCCTGCAGCACCGGCATCTCCATCTGCGCGGCGCGATAGCGCAGGGCTGCTTTGGGCTGACCGAAGCGTAGGGGCGCCGTGAAGAAGCGACGATGATGGGAGACGTCCTTCAGCTTCGGATAAGGGAGCTCCACTTCCACGGGCGACAGCGGGTTTCCCGAGAGCTGGCGCAGAAGGGCCACGATGTTCGCGAGTCGGAGATCGATCGGGTGGCGCAGCGTCTCGAAATGCGGGTCGGACTCCAGGACGATGCGGCATTGATCGTCGTCCGTCTCCACGTGGAGGCGGACGGTTTCGGCGACGATAGAGCTGTAGCGGGAGAGTCGGTGCAGGGCGCGCTTCAGCGTTCGGCTGTAGTAGAGCGAGTAGCTCACCAGTCCGAAAGGCGCGGCCGGACCCTTTCCCTCCATCAATGTCAGCCCAAGAGCCTCGTCGGGGATTTGCTGCGCCAGGGCGTGCCAGAGCTTCCATACCTTCTCGGACGGGATCCTGCCGTCGGGATCCTTCAGCTCCGCCGCCGTCAGGCCGGCTGCGGCCATCAGAGAACGTCGATCGGCGCCCAGACTTTGAGCCTGATCGAGCAGCACGAGGGGAACACGCGTGAGGGAACTGGGACCATACGGCCGCATGGGCTCTCCCGAGTCGGCTCATGCTACCAGAAAGAGGGATTTGCCCGCGGGTGGTGGGCCTGTTGGGACTTGGAGATGAAAAGCGGGATTTTCGAGCCGCGGAGGCGCTTCCTCGTCCAGCCCGGGCAGGGCGGTCGGCGCCCTTCCAGGGCTCGCGCCCCCGCGGCCCAATCTCCCGATGGCGTGAGGGTCATCGGAAGTGTGCCAAGCCTAGGCCGTGCGACGCGCACCGTCAGTGATAGAACGCGCCATTTCCCTGCTACGACGCGCCACCGGTCCCGGTTGCGTGACTACAGCAGCGAGCGGGTGAGGTTCAGGAACCAGACGGGGAGGATGCCCAGGAGGATGGTGGCGATGGCGGAGACGCCCAGCGACACCCCCTCAGCGGCGGTGAGCGGCGGGCCGGGGGTGGTGGTGTTGGGCTCCTTCATATACATGTTGACGATGACGCGCAAATAGTAGCAGGCGCCGATGACGGAGTTCAGGAGCCCCATGACCGCCAGCAGGTAGAACTTGCCGTCGACAGCGGCGCGGAACAGGAAGAACTTCCCGAGGAAGCCGGCCATCGGCGGGATGCCGGTGAGCGACAGCATGAAGATCGCCATCATCGCCGCGATGACGGGACGGCGGCGCGCCAGGCCGGAGTAGCTGTACAGCGAGAAGGCCTCCTCCCCTTCCCCCCCGTCCTTACCCAGCAGCGAGGCGATGGCGAACGCCCCCAGATTCATGAAGGTGTAGCCGGCCAGGTAATAGAGGATGGCGGAGAGGGCCTCGGCGCGATCGGCCACCGAAGAAGTGACGACGACTCCTACCAGCAGGTAGCCGGCGTGCGCCACCGACGAGTAGGCCAGCATCCTCTTGATGTTGGTCTGCGCCAGGGCCACGACGTTGCCGGCGGTCATGGTGGCGATGGCGAGCACGGTGAGCATCGCCACCCAGCTCGCCTGCGCCTGCGGTCCCTGAAAGCCGACGGTGAAGATGCGCAGGACCATGGCCAGCGCCGCCGCCTTCGTGCCCGCCGCCATGAAGCCGGCCACCGGCGCGGGCGCCCCCTGGTAGACGTCGGGGATCCAGAAGTGGAACGGCGCCGCTCCCAACTTGAAGGCCAGGCCGATCAGGATCAACCCCATTCCCAGCATGGCGCGGCTGTCGATCGGCATGTCGGGAGGCAGCGCGAAGGCGCGCGTCACGCCGCGCAGGTCGACGCTGCGGGTGACGCCGTAGATCAGCGCGATGCCGTACAGCAGGAACGAGGTGGCGAAGGCCCCGAGGAGAAAATACTTCAGCGAGGACTCCACCGATTTCTCATGGTCGCGCGTGAACCCGGCCAGGACGTAGAGAGAGATCGACAGGATCTCCAGACCCAGGAACAAGGTGAGGAGGTTCTCGCTCGCCGACATCAGCATCATGCCGATCGTGGCGCACATGACCAGGACGTGGTACTCCCCCAGCCCCTGGCCGTCCTTCTCCACCAGCGGGATGGAGGTGAGGACCGTGAGCCCCGCCGTCGCCAGAAAGAGCATCCAGAAGATCAGAGCGAAGCGGTCGACGATCATGGCGCCGGAGAAGAGCGTCACCGTCACGTTGTCCTGGATCAGCTTCATCAGCGGGATCGCGGCGAAAATGATGCAGCCGAAGGCAAGATAGCCTGCCTCGCTGCCCGAGCGCTTGAACAGAGAGACCAGCAGCAGCACTGCCGCGGTCCAGAGCTCCATGGCGAGAACGGGAGAGAGTGGAACGAGGGCGGCCGGAATCGACATCATGCCAGATACCAAAGAACGGCGAGCACGCCGAACATGAACCAGAGAGCGTAGCGCCGCACCTGGCCGGTGTGGAAGAGCTTCAAGAGCTGAGAGCAGACTTCAGTGAAGGCGCCGACGGCATTCACCAGGCCATCCACGATGCGCCGGTCGAAGGCGGCGAGCAGATTGCACTTCCACCAGTAGGGCTTCACGATGATCCGGTCGTACAGCTCATCGACATAGAACTTGTTGGCGAGCAGGTCGGCGAGGCGCGGGTACATCGCCGCCAGGCGCTGCGGGATCTCGGGGCGCGCGCGGTAGAAACGATAGGCGGTGAAGATGGACACCGCCACGACACCCAGAGCGAGGAGCATCAGAAGGTACTCGAGCTGCGCCATCCCGGCATGCGATTCGGCGGCGGCTTTCATGGGCTCGCCCCCGGCCTCCACCGTGCCGGCCGGCTCGAAGACCGGGGCCAGGAAGCGCTCGAATGCGTTGAGGTCACGGCCGAAGCTGAGGCTGGCCGGAATGCCGACCAGGCCGCCGACGGCCGAGAGCAGGGCCAGGATGATCAGAGGAATGGTCATCACTTTCGGCGACTCGTGCAGATGGTGCGCCGTCTCCTGGTCCATGCGCCCCTCGCCGTAAAAGCAGAGGAACACCAGGCGGAACATATAGAAGGTGGTCAGGGCGGCGGCGATCAGTCCGATGGCCCAGAAGATCGGCCCGCCCAGGCCGAGCGGGTTTCCGGCGCCGAACGCCTTCCAGAGGATCTCGTCCTTGCTGAAGTAGCCCGAGAGCGGCGGGATGCCGGCGATAGCCAAAGTGCCCACCAAAAATGTCGCGAAGGTGATGGGCAGCGTCTTCTTCAACCCGCCCATCTTCCTGAGGTCCTGCTCACCGCTCATGGCGTGAATGACGCTGCCGGAGCCCAGGAAGAGGAGCGCCTTGAAGAAGGCATGCGTCATCAGATGGAAGATGGCCGCGGTGAACGCGCCGACGCCCGCCGCCAGGAACATGTAGCCGAGCTGGCTCACCGTGGAATAGGCCAGCACCTTCTTGATGTCGTTCTGGCGCAGCGCCATGCTCGCCGCGAAGATCGCCGTGAGCGCCCCCACCGTGGCGACCACCATCAAAGCCTGCGGCCCCTGCAGGTAGATCGCCGAGCAGCGGCAGACCATGTAGACACCCGCCGTCACCATCGTTGCGGCATGGATCAGGGCGGACACCGGCGTGGGACCCGCCATCGCATCGGGGAGCCAGACATAAAGCGGAATCTGCGCGCTCTTGCCGCAGGCGCCGAAGAACAGCAACACTCCGATAGCCGCCGCCACCACCGGCGTCAGATGCGACGCCTGCGCCATCACCGAGGTGAAATCGAGCGTCCCCAGCGAGGCGAAGATCCAGGCCATCGCCAGGACGAATCCCATGTCGCCGACCCGGTTCACCAGGAAGGCCTTCTTCCCCGCATCGGCCGCGCTGTCCTTCGGGTAGTCGAAGCCGATCAGCAGGTACGAGCACAACCCCACCCCTTCCCACCCCACGAACATCACCGGGAAGCTGGAGCCCAGCACCAGCGTCAGCATCATCGCCATGAACAGGTTCAAATAGGCGAAGTAGCGCCAGTAACCTTCCTCGTGGGCCATGTAGCCGACAGAGTAGACATGGATCAGGAAGCCGACTCCGGTCACCACCAGCAGCATGACCGCCGACAGGGGATCCAGCGTGAAGCCCCAGGGGATCGAGAACTCGGCCCCCTGCCTGCCGCGGCCGGCGTGCAGCCACTCGGCTGCCGTCAGCGTGACGCGCTTCGCGTCCTGGTCGACGTCCAGGCGTCCCGCGATCGGGGTGACCGATTCG includes these proteins:
- a CDS encoding AraC family transcriptional regulator, coding for MRPYGPSSLTRVPLVLLDQAQSLGADRRSLMAAAGLTAAELKDPDGRIPSEKVWKLWHALAQQIPDEALGLTLMEGKGPAAPFGLVSYSLYYSRTLKRALHRLSRYSSIVAETVRLHVETDDDQCRIVLESDPHFETLRHPIDLRLANIVALLRQLSGNPLSPVEVELPYPKLKDVSHHRRFFTAPLRFGQPKAALRYRAAQMEMPVLQADETLAGYLDRLAEQKLRELEERTWTGRVSRALWTELSSGAPSLEHIASILSVSPRTLQRSLSEEGTSFRQVLEDLRRRMSGALLHRKGIAASEVAFLLGYADPTSFHHAFRRWHRTSPRAYRRAG
- a CDS encoding NADH-quinone oxidoreductase subunit N, whose product is MMSIPAALVPLSPVLAMELWTAAVLLLVSLFKRSGSEAGYLAFGCIIFAAIPLMKLIQDNVTVTLFSGAMIVDRFALIFWMLFLATAGLTVLTSIPLVEKDGQGLGEYHVLVMCATIGMMLMSASENLLTLFLGLEILSISLYVLAGFTRDHEKSVESSLKYFLLGAFATSFLLYGIALIYGVTRSVDLRGVTRAFALPPDMPIDSRAMLGMGLILIGLAFKLGAAPFHFWIPDVYQGAPAPVAGFMAAGTKAAALAMVLRIFTVGFQGPQAQASWVAMLTVLAIATMTAGNVVALAQTNIKRMLAYSSVAHAGYLLVGVVVTSSVADRAEALSAILYYLAGYTFMNLGAFAIASLLGKDGGEGEEAFSLYSYSGLARRRPVIAAMMAIFMLSLTGIPPMAGFLGKFFLFRAAVDGKFYLLAVMGLLNSVIGACYYLRVIVNMYMKEPNTTTPGPPLTAAEGVSLGVSAIATILLGILPVWFLNLTRSLL
- the nuoL gene encoding NADH-quinone oxidoreductase subunit L, translated to MLKALYLIPLLPLAGFVLNGLLGRRLSKPVVGIIACGTVLVAFFLSLGAVMQLGHLESVTPIAGRLDVDQDAKRVTLTAAEWLHAGRGRQGAEFSIPWGFTLDPLSAVMLLVVTGVGFLIHVYSVGYMAHEEGYWRYFAYLNLFMAMMLTLVLGSSFPVMFVGWEGVGLCSYLLIGFDYPKDSAADAGKKAFLVNRVGDMGFVLAMAWIFASLGTLDFTSVMAQASHLTPVVAAAIGVLLFFGACGKSAQIPLYVWLPDAMAGPTPVSALIHAATMVTAGVYMVCRCSAIYLQGPQALMVVATVGALTAIFAASMALRQNDIKKVLAYSTVSQLGYMFLAAGVGAFTAAIFHLMTHAFFKALLFLGSGSVIHAMSGEQDLRKMGGLKKTLPITFATFLVGTLAIAGIPPLSGYFSKDEILWKAFGAGNPLGLGGPIFWAIGLIAAALTTFYMFRLVFLCFYGEGRMDQETAHHLHESPKVMTIPLIILALLSAVGGLVGIPASLSFGRDLNAFERFLAPVFEPAGTVEAGGEPMKAAAESHAGMAQLEYLLMLLALGVVAVSIFTAYRFYRARPEIPQRLAAMYPRLADLLANKFYVDELYDRIIVKPYWWKCNLLAAFDRRIVDGLVNAVGAFTEVCSQLLKLFHTGQVRRYALWFMFGVLAVLWYLA